From one Flavobacteriales bacterium genomic stretch:
- a CDS encoding TIGR00730 family Rossman fold protein: MALPRRDQQIDLRFLEGPRSRWREFVSVVKVAREFIYGFRHLHFVGPCVTFFGSARFKEDHAYYQAARELAQRVGRVGFTIMTGGGPGIMEAANRGAREVGARSVGCNIVLPHEQQPNPYLDVSLTFHRFFVRKVLLVKYSICFVVMPGGAGTVDELFETITLIQTGKVKDFPILLYGRDYWKPTLDQIDRMINEGTIGREELRFLFVADSIEEATALLQDRLVTMWQRARGRKDAPKWWFLEDRVNGRSSAAGKPEKLPRS; this comes from the coding sequence ATGGCACTGCCCCGGAGGGACCAACAGATCGATCTGCGCTTCTTGGAAGGCCCGCGCTCGCGCTGGAGGGAATTCGTGAGCGTGGTGAAGGTCGCCCGCGAATTCATCTATGGATTCCGGCACCTGCACTTCGTAGGCCCTTGCGTCACCTTCTTCGGCAGTGCGCGCTTCAAGGAGGATCATGCCTATTACCAGGCCGCCCGAGAACTCGCTCAGCGCGTGGGCCGCGTGGGCTTCACCATCATGACCGGCGGCGGCCCCGGCATCATGGAAGCGGCGAATCGCGGTGCGCGTGAGGTGGGCGCGCGCAGCGTAGGCTGCAACATCGTGCTGCCCCATGAGCAGCAACCGAACCCCTACCTCGATGTGAGCCTCACCTTCCACCGCTTCTTCGTGCGCAAGGTCCTGCTGGTGAAGTACAGCATCTGCTTCGTGGTGATGCCCGGCGGCGCCGGCACCGTGGATGAGCTCTTCGAGACCATCACGCTGATCCAGACCGGCAAGGTGAAGGACTTCCCGATCCTGCTGTACGGCCGGGACTACTGGAAGCCGACCCTGGACCAGATCGACCGCATGATCAATGAAGGCACCATCGGGCGGGAGGAACTACGCTTCTTGTTCGTGGCGGATAGCATCGAGGAGGCTACCGCGCTCCTCCAAGACCGCCTGGTGACCATGTGGCAGCGGGCGCGGGGCCGGAAGGACGCCCCGAAGTGGTGGTTCTTGGAAGACCGCGTGAACGGCAGGTCCTCTGCGGCCGGGAAGCCCGAGAAGCTGCCCCGAAGCTGA
- a CDS encoding GreA/GreB family elongation factor has translation MNKEEILQHLRALLLEKVSAAQQAITSTRASFENETKSSAGDKHEVGRAMIQQELDQQEAQLDKLQAHLQELARLPMDREFDFAGWGSLVATDQEGYFIAIGFGYVDLAGERCAVVSPASPIGKALMGKRIGDVVTLNGRSFIVKGIS, from the coding sequence ATGAACAAGGAGGAAATCCTTCAGCACCTGCGTGCCCTTCTGCTTGAAAAGGTGAGCGCCGCGCAACAGGCCATCACCTCTACGCGCGCCTCGTTCGAGAACGAAACCAAGAGCAGCGCTGGCGACAAGCATGAGGTTGGCCGCGCCATGATCCAACAGGAACTCGATCAGCAGGAAGCGCAGCTGGACAAACTGCAAGCACACCTGCAGGAACTGGCGCGCCTGCCGATGGACAGGGAATTCGACTTTGCTGGCTGGGGCAGCTTGGTGGCAACGGATCAGGAAGGCTATTTCATCGCCATCGGCTTTGGCTACGTCGATCTGGCCGGTGAACGTTGTGCGGTAGTCTCCCCGGCTTCGCCCATCGGGAAGGCCCTCATGGGCAAGCGCATAGGGGATGTGGTCACGCTGAACGGGCGCTCCTTCATTGTGAAGGGGATCAGCTGA
- a CDS encoding M28 family peptidase, whose protein sequence is MTRSLLLFTALLPALSSAQFTNINCTDAEALQAMKGQHDPADYAASLVIDDPEEIICALRTAVNGDSIRAHLERIVSFGTRHTYSDTLSETTGIGAARRWAMSKLQQWSTLNEDRLLPSYIRFDYANEPLNCGSGQDWRNVIAVLPGSSTVNHRVIIIEAHLDSRCADNCDPDCDAQGAEDNGSGSALVLELARVMSRYTFPHTLVFMLTTGEEHGLLGARAMAQFCQQQSIAIKGVLNNDIVGGILCGETASPPGCGIVNEVDSLQLRIFSHAASRGLARMIRLSYDEKLSGAVPVPMLISVLDREDRVGRGSDHIPFRQAGWPAVRFTAANEHGDGDPGQEGYDDRQHTSEDILGLDLDGNGTLDTLFVDFNYLARNTVTNGASATLLAHGPEMPSFNLLDEPTGLRAQITGSPEHVAFRVGVRGTQSSGDLEAVYRTTETSYLVPNLQSPGVYYVSVAGIDAQGITSIFSAEQVRANDAATPQAPVDDLPYGLGCMPIGISESSDALNVIVAMPNPFIARAELRIDRSVSSTAELLIHDGRGRLVLRQAIGAGDAGRSITLRTDLVAGLYRCTLMDGGRAIAAVKLVALN, encoded by the coding sequence ATGACACGCTCCTTGCTCCTGTTCACCGCGCTGCTTCCGGCACTCTCATCTGCGCAGTTCACCAACATCAACTGCACGGATGCGGAGGCGCTGCAGGCCATGAAGGGCCAGCACGACCCGGCGGACTACGCGGCATCGCTGGTGATCGATGATCCGGAGGAGATCATCTGCGCGCTGCGCACCGCCGTGAATGGCGATTCCATTCGGGCGCACCTCGAGCGCATCGTCTCCTTCGGAACGCGCCACACCTACAGCGATACCCTGAGCGAGACCACCGGCATCGGAGCCGCGAGGCGCTGGGCCATGTCCAAGCTTCAGCAATGGAGCACGTTGAATGAGGACCGCTTGCTGCCATCCTACATCCGTTTCGATTACGCGAACGAGCCCCTCAACTGCGGCAGCGGACAGGATTGGCGCAACGTGATCGCTGTGCTTCCGGGATCGAGCACGGTCAATCATCGTGTGATCATCATCGAGGCGCACCTGGACAGCCGCTGCGCCGACAACTGCGATCCCGATTGCGATGCGCAAGGCGCTGAGGACAACGGCAGCGGCAGCGCCCTGGTGCTGGAGCTTGCGCGCGTGATGAGCCGCTACACCTTCCCGCACACGCTCGTCTTCATGCTCACCACCGGCGAGGAGCACGGGCTCTTGGGCGCACGCGCCATGGCGCAGTTCTGCCAGCAGCAATCGATCGCGATCAAGGGCGTGCTCAACAATGATATCGTGGGCGGCATCCTATGCGGCGAAACAGCTTCACCGCCGGGATGCGGAATCGTGAACGAGGTGGACAGCCTGCAATTGCGCATCTTCTCGCATGCCGCGTCGCGTGGGCTGGCGCGCATGATCCGCCTCAGCTACGATGAGAAGCTCAGCGGCGCCGTGCCCGTGCCCATGCTGATCAGCGTGCTGGACCGCGAGGACCGCGTGGGCCGTGGCAGCGACCATATCCCCTTCCGGCAGGCGGGCTGGCCGGCCGTGCGCTTCACCGCCGCCAACGAGCATGGCGATGGCGATCCAGGCCAGGAGGGCTACGACGACCGCCAGCACACCAGTGAGGACATCCTTGGCCTCGACCTTGACGGCAACGGCACGCTCGACACGCTCTTCGTGGACTTCAACTACCTCGCCCGCAACACGGTGACCAACGGCGCTTCGGCCACCCTGCTCGCGCACGGACCGGAGATGCCGAGCTTCAATCTGCTCGATGAGCCCACCGGATTGCGCGCGCAGATCACCGGCTCACCGGAGCATGTGGCCTTCCGGGTGGGCGTGCGCGGCACCCAGAGCTCCGGCGATCTCGAAGCGGTGTACCGCACCACGGAGACCAGCTACCTGGTGCCCAATCTCCAATCGCCTGGCGTCTATTACGTGAGCGTGGCCGGCATCGACGCTCAAGGGATCACGAGCATCTTCTCCGCCGAGCAGGTGCGCGCCAACGATGCCGCCACGCCGCAAGCGCCGGTGGATGATCTTCCCTATGGATTGGGTTGCATGCCCATCGGCATATCGGAATCGAGCGATGCGCTGAACGTGATTGTCGCCATGCCCAATCCGTTCATTGCACGCGCAGAGCTGCGGATCGATCGATCCGTTTCGAGCACGGCCGAGCTGCTCATTCACGATGGCCGCGGTCGTTTAGTGCTCCGGCAGGCGATCGGCGCGGGTGATGCCGGGCGCTCGATCACGTTGCGCACTGATTTGGTCGCGGGTCTGTACCGATGCACACTGATGGATGGCGGCCGTGCGATCGCAGCGGTCAAGCTCGTTGCGCTCAACTAG
- a CDS encoding AraC family transcriptional regulator, with protein MTFEVFLPDPALRPFIRQYWLIKGRNEQQGPIELLPDGGVSLVLNLGDGIDSSRFGTRWCDARALIVGAQTLGDTQKLLGESCMFGITFKPGGFTFFHRYDPLYRMADEVQPFDLSLFPDPGSILRHPSTYVDRFYLDRIKHPRYALIPVVDDIERNKGRVRMDDLMHRHCTTARQLERQFKQQIGISPKEYIDLTRFNHAFGVVRRDGGARSLMDIAWDCGYYDHAHMATDFKRRMGRAPSDFLLSDSSKIIAA; from the coding sequence ATGACGTTCGAGGTCTTCCTCCCCGATCCGGCGTTGCGTCCGTTCATCCGACAGTACTGGCTCATCAAAGGCCGGAACGAACAACAAGGGCCTATCGAACTTCTTCCTGATGGAGGTGTGAGCCTGGTGCTGAACCTCGGCGATGGCATCGACAGTTCCCGCTTCGGTACGCGCTGGTGCGATGCACGTGCATTGATCGTTGGAGCGCAGACCCTAGGTGATACGCAGAAACTCCTTGGAGAGAGCTGCATGTTCGGGATCACCTTCAAGCCGGGTGGCTTCACCTTCTTCCACCGCTACGATCCGCTATATCGCATGGCCGATGAGGTGCAGCCCTTCGACCTGTCGTTGTTTCCTGATCCAGGGAGTATCCTTCGCCATCCATCAACCTATGTCGACCGCTTCTACCTGGATCGGATCAAGCATCCGCGCTACGCGCTGATCCCCGTTGTGGACGACATCGAACGCAACAAGGGCCGCGTGCGCATGGATGACCTGATGCATCGCCACTGCACCACGGCCCGGCAGTTGGAACGACAGTTCAAGCAGCAGATCGGCATCAGCCCCAAGGAGTACATCGACCTCACGCGTTTCAACCATGCGTTCGGTGTGGTGCGACGCGATGGCGGGGCGCGCAGCTTGATGGACATCGCCTGGGACTGCGGCTACTACGATCACGCACACATGGCCACCGACTTCAAGCGGCGGATGGGCCGTGCACCTTCGGACTTCCTTTTGTCGGATTCTTCCAAGATCATCGCCGCCTAG
- a CDS encoding sigma-54-dependent Fis family transcriptional regulator, which produces MAHILIIDDEKAIRAALRDILEHEKHKVEEAEDGMAGLEKAIKGKYDLVLCDIKMPKMDGLEVLTKLQAHNEELPVVMISGHGTIDTAVDALKKGAFDFIEKPPNISRILVSVRNALDRGNLMQETKVLRQKVGKSKLGGVQMIGESKALQAIRDMIEKVAPSDARVLITGGNGAGKEGVARLIHQKSSRAEAPYIEVNCAAIPGELIESELFGHMKGSFTSAIKDRKGKFELADGGTLFLDEIGDMALSAQAKVLRALQEGRITPVGGDKDIQVNVRVIAATNKDLRKEIEKGNFREDLYHRLSVIPIHVPSLSERLDDVPLLAEHFISLVCIEQGIPPKKIAEKAIKELQKLPWTGNVRELRNVIERLVILSGKEITEGDVKAYAVPHA; this is translated from the coding sequence ATGGCCCACATCCTCATCATCGACGACGAGAAAGCGATCCGCGCCGCGCTGCGCGATATCCTGGAGCACGAGAAGCACAAGGTCGAAGAGGCCGAGGACGGCATGGCCGGCCTGGAGAAGGCCATCAAGGGCAAGTACGACCTGGTGCTCTGCGACATCAAGATGCCCAAGATGGACGGGCTGGAAGTGCTCACGAAGCTCCAGGCCCACAACGAGGAGCTGCCCGTGGTGATGATCAGCGGCCACGGCACCATCGACACCGCCGTGGATGCCCTGAAGAAGGGCGCCTTCGACTTCATCGAGAAGCCCCCCAACATCAGCCGCATCCTGGTGAGCGTGCGCAATGCGCTTGACCGTGGCAACCTGATGCAGGAAACGAAGGTGCTGCGCCAGAAGGTGGGAAAGAGCAAGCTCGGCGGCGTGCAGATGATCGGCGAGAGCAAGGCCCTGCAAGCCATCCGCGACATGATCGAGAAAGTGGCCCCCAGCGATGCGCGCGTGCTGATCACCGGCGGCAACGGGGCGGGCAAAGAGGGCGTGGCCCGGCTCATCCACCAGAAGAGCAGCAGGGCCGAGGCGCCCTACATCGAAGTGAATTGCGCCGCCATCCCCGGTGAATTGATCGAGAGCGAGCTCTTCGGCCACATGAAGGGCAGCTTCACGAGCGCCATCAAGGACCGCAAGGGCAAGTTCGAGCTGGCCGATGGCGGAACCCTCTTCCTCGACGAGATCGGCGACATGGCCCTCAGCGCCCAGGCCAAGGTGCTGCGCGCGCTGCAGGAAGGCCGCATCACCCCGGTGGGCGGCGACAAGGACATTCAGGTGAACGTGCGCGTGATCGCCGCCACCAACAAGGACCTGCGCAAGGAGATCGAGAAGGGCAACTTCCGTGAGGACCTCTACCACCGCCTCAGCGTGATCCCCATCCACGTGCCCAGCCTCAGCGAGCGCCTCGACGATGTGCCGCTGCTGGCCGAGCACTTCATCAGCCTGGTCTGCATCGAGCAGGGCATCCCGCCGAAGAAGATCGCCGAGAAGGCCATCAAGGAGCTCCAGAAGCTGCCTTGGACCGGCAACGTGCGTGAGCTGCGCAACGTGATCGAGCGGCTGGTGATCCTCAGCGGCAAGGAGATCACCGAGGGGGACGTGAAGGCTTACGCGGTGCCGCACGCCTGA
- a CDS encoding GNAT family N-acetyltransferase: protein MIVLPIPSLAGLTTERLRFRPLSLTDADWWMEYLNDAEAIRFMPFTLGSRADCEAMIQRSLDRYATDGSGLHAVELLSSGERIGQCGLLTQVVDGIDELEIGYHLLPQHWGHGFATEAAVACKRFAYEQRLAASVISLIDPENHRSQLVARRNGMLPERRTVHRGVEAIVFRGTLP, encoded by the coding sequence GTGATCGTGCTCCCCATTCCCTCGTTGGCGGGCCTCACCACTGAACGCCTCCGGTTCCGGCCACTATCGCTGACCGATGCTGATTGGTGGATGGAGTACCTTAACGATGCTGAAGCGATCCGTTTCATGCCCTTCACTCTTGGCAGCCGCGCGGATTGCGAAGCGATGATCCAACGATCACTGGACCGCTATGCAACGGACGGCAGTGGGTTGCATGCCGTGGAACTGCTCAGCTCCGGCGAGAGGATTGGGCAATGCGGGCTGCTCACCCAAGTAGTGGATGGCATCGATGAACTGGAAATCGGCTACCATTTGCTGCCGCAGCATTGGGGGCACGGCTTTGCCACGGAAGCGGCAGTTGCTTGCAAACGGTTCGCATATGAGCAACGGCTCGCGGCCTCGGTGATATCGCTGATCGATCCGGAAAACCACCGCAGCCAGCTGGTGGCCCGCCGGAATGGCATGCTACCGGAGAGGCGCACCGTGCACCGTGGCGTCGAAGCCATCGTGTTCCGCGGAACGTTGCCTTGA
- a CDS encoding deoxynucleoside kinase, with protein MRYTYIAIEGLIGAGKTTLARRLTERWNGRLVLEEFDDNPFLPRFYQEPDRYAFSVELSFLAQRYHQLKRVTEQDLFSPVTVADYSIGKSLVFASATLPPDEHALFRDLYQIMYADLPQPQLIVYLHLGIERVRDRIRQRGRGYEQAIGADYLMRLQDRYMDHLMKSAATRSLIVDLGETDLLNDEAAFIRLLSLIDEEAPLGHRVATL; from the coding sequence GTGCGCTACACCTACATCGCCATCGAAGGCCTGATCGGGGCCGGCAAGACCACCTTGGCGCGGCGGCTCACCGAACGCTGGAACGGCCGCTTGGTGCTGGAGGAATTCGACGACAATCCCTTCCTGCCGCGCTTCTACCAGGAGCCCGACCGATACGCCTTCAGCGTGGAGCTCAGCTTCCTGGCCCAGCGCTACCACCAGCTCAAGCGCGTCACCGAGCAAGACCTCTTCAGCCCGGTGACCGTGGCCGATTACAGCATCGGGAAGTCCCTGGTATTCGCCAGCGCCACCCTGCCGCCCGATGAGCACGCCCTCTTCCGCGACCTCTACCAGATCATGTACGCCGATCTTCCGCAGCCGCAGCTGATCGTCTACCTCCACTTGGGCATCGAGCGGGTGCGCGACCGCATCCGCCAGCGAGGCCGGGGCTATGAGCAGGCCATCGGCGCCGATTACCTCATGCGGCTGCAGGACCGTTACATGGATCATTTGATGAAATCGGCCGCCACCCGATCGCTGATCGTTGACCTGGGCGAAACCGATTTGTTGAACGATGAAGCCGCGTTCATCCGGCTTTTAAGCCTGATTGACGAGGAGGCGCCCTTGGGTCACCGGGTCGCAACCCTTTGA
- a CDS encoding sigma-70 family RNA polymerase sigma factor, with protein sequence MLLRRRAATQGTDEELVLAFTGGHQPALAALWDRYAHLLYGVGMKYLKDPDRAKDQVVELFASLPQLLAKHQVERFRPWVHTVMRNRCLISLRGEGRHARLDDAHLEDLISDTAEDALLREAPLLQLEAAIAQLNDAQRDCINHFHLERLSYHETSARTGFTIEQVRSHLQNGRRNLRLMLLRHADQNV encoded by the coding sequence ATGCTGCTGCGCCGAAGAGCCGCCACCCAAGGCACCGACGAGGAGCTGGTGCTCGCCTTCACGGGCGGGCACCAACCTGCGTTGGCGGCCCTGTGGGACCGCTATGCGCACCTGCTCTACGGCGTGGGCATGAAGTACCTGAAGGACCCCGACCGCGCCAAGGATCAAGTGGTGGAGCTCTTCGCATCATTGCCGCAACTGCTCGCCAAGCATCAAGTCGAGCGCTTCCGTCCGTGGGTGCATACCGTGATGCGCAACCGCTGCCTGATCAGCCTGCGCGGCGAAGGGCGCCATGCCCGCTTGGATGATGCGCACTTGGAAGACTTGATCAGCGACACCGCCGAAGATGCCCTACTGCGCGAAGCCCCCTTGCTGCAGCTCGAAGCCGCCATCGCGCAGCTCAATGATGCGCAGCGGGACTGCATCAACCACTTCCACCTTGAACGCTTGAGCTACCACGAGACCTCCGCCCGCACGGGCTTCACCATCGAGCAGGTCCGCAGCCACCTCCAGAACGGCCGCCGCAACCTGCGCCTCATGCTCCTTCGCCATGCCGACCAGAACGTTTGA
- a CDS encoding carboxypeptidase regulatory-like domain-containing protein produces MRTSSFLHLLSAMALAGTLSAQGLGEVRGRVFDMDGNSLPMASVYTRVNGELFGTTADLDGRFVLKPLAPGNYAITISYSGRQPYEYASVSVVADRASYLPDTKLRGMELPPVVIRGTIRPLIEKDDPSRMTLLAAEIAKDPNIRNPVQFLGKAFAGVTPAPNGEGLYFRGSRAENMATFLDGVKIPGAVPSIPPSAISSVSVYTGGLPARYGDVTGGVVVIETKSYAEMVQHARRMAAIRAEEEGDTFD; encoded by the coding sequence ATGCGCACCTCTTCCTTCCTCCACCTGCTCAGCGCCATGGCGCTGGCAGGTACTCTCAGCGCCCAAGGCCTCGGCGAGGTCCGTGGGCGCGTGTTCGACATGGACGGCAACTCGCTGCCCATGGCCAGCGTGTACACCAGAGTGAACGGTGAGCTCTTCGGCACCACCGCAGACCTCGATGGCCGTTTCGTATTGAAGCCGCTCGCTCCCGGCAACTACGCCATCACCATCTCCTATTCCGGGAGGCAGCCCTATGAGTACGCCAGCGTTTCCGTGGTCGCCGATCGTGCTTCTTACCTGCCGGATACCAAATTGCGCGGCATGGAGCTGCCACCCGTGGTGATCCGAGGCACCATCAGGCCCTTGATAGAGAAGGACGACCCCAGCCGCATGACCCTGCTCGCGGCGGAGATCGCCAAGGACCCCAACATCCGCAACCCGGTGCAGTTCCTGGGCAAGGCCTTCGCGGGCGTGACCCCCGCTCCCAACGGTGAAGGCCTTTACTTCCGCGGCTCGCGCGCTGAGAACATGGCCACCTTCCTCGATGGTGTGAAGATCCCGGGCGCCGTGCCCAGCATACCGCCTTCGGCCATCAGCAGCGTGAGCGTGTACACCGGCGGGCTGCCTGCGCGGTACGGTGATGTCACCGGCGGCGTGGTGGTGATCGAGACAAAGAGCTATGCGGAGATGGTGCAGCACGCCCGTCGCATGGCCGCGATCCGTGCAGAGGAGGAAGGCGATACGTTTGACTGA